The Oscillospiraceae bacterium genome contains a region encoding:
- a CDS encoding DUF4956 domain-containing protein: MSFRDVIKKSVLEGFVQSDIGTVAVLVTLGITTLLALYIYYIYRLSSRSAFYSRDFNKTLALMPVVTAAIVLAMQSSIVISLGMVGALSIVRFRNAVKDPMDLLFLFWSISVGIVCGARLYEIAIIASAVVTALLFLLDLVPAAKPPYLLVLNSTDKELEPALAELLRAHAKASRVKSRNLTAQGLDLIVELRTDNGAALVSACAALPGVESVNLLAHDGEVRY; the protein is encoded by the coding sequence ATGAGTTTTAGAGATGTGATTAAAAAGAGCGTGCTGGAGGGCTTTGTGCAGAGCGATATCGGCACCGTGGCGGTGCTGGTGACCCTGGGCATCACCACCCTGCTGGCGCTGTATATCTATTATATCTACCGGCTTTCCAGCCGCAGCGCATTTTACAGCCGGGATTTCAATAAGACCCTGGCCCTGATGCCGGTGGTTACGGCGGCGATTGTGCTGGCCATGCAGAGCAGCATTGTGATCAGCCTGGGCATGGTGGGCGCTTTGTCGATTGTGCGCTTCCGCAACGCGGTGAAGGACCCCATGGACTTGTTGTTCCTGTTCTGGAGCATCAGCGTGGGCATTGTGTGCGGCGCGCGCCTGTACGAAATCGCGATCATTGCCAGCGCGGTGGTGACGGCCCTGCTGTTCCTGCTGGACCTTGTGCCCGCGGCAAAGCCGCCGTACTTACTGGTGCTGAACAGCACCGACAAGGAGCTTGAACCGGCGTTGGCCGAGTTGCTGCGCGCCCATGCCAAGGCCAGCCGGGTGAAGAGCCGCAACCTGACGGCCCAGGGGCTGGACCTGATCGTGGAGCTGCGCACCGACAACGGCGCGGCTTTGGTGAGCGCCTGCGCTGCGCTGCCGGGGGTGGAGAGCGTGAACCTGCTGGCCCACGACGGCGAGGTGCGGTACTGA
- a CDS encoding molecular chaperone: MYYRNEWKYLVTGGELAVLGARLKVLLPLDKHQTGAAYAIRSLYFDDFQNSCLRENEAGVDDRRKFRLRLYNADPGRVQLEVKEKLHGRTHKASCLLTREECEEILSGRPPAVGADTPAPKNLLSLGMRTAGLAPKVIVEYERTAFVGRVGNVRVTFDRNIAASNAVSAFLQPRAPLTPVLPAGQHVLEVKFDELLPDPVAQVLELGSLQQTAFSKYYLSRLALPGPLAERAKEYEF, encoded by the coding sequence ATGTATTACCGCAATGAGTGGAAATATCTTGTGACCGGCGGCGAGCTGGCGGTGCTGGGCGCCCGGCTGAAGGTGCTGCTGCCGCTGGATAAGCACCAGACCGGGGCGGCCTATGCGATCCGCAGCCTGTACTTCGATGATTTTCAGAACAGCTGCCTGCGGGAGAACGAGGCCGGGGTGGACGACCGGCGCAAGTTCCGGCTGCGGCTGTACAATGCAGATCCCGGCCGCGTTCAGCTGGAAGTGAAGGAAAAGCTGCACGGCCGCACACACAAAGCCTCCTGCCTGCTGACGCGGGAGGAATGTGAGGAGATTTTGAGCGGGCGGCCGCCCGCGGTGGGCGCCGATACCCCGGCGCCCAAAAACCTTTTGAGCCTGGGTATGCGCACCGCGGGCCTCGCGCCCAAGGTGATCGTGGAATACGAGCGCACCGCCTTTGTGGGCAGGGTGGGCAACGTGCGCGTCACCTTTGACCGGAACATTGCCGCCAGCAACGCGGTGAGCGCGTTTTTACAGCCCCGTGCGCCCCTGACGCCGGTGCTGCCCGCGGGGCAGCATGTGCTGGAAGTGAAGTTCGACGAGCTGCTGCCCGACCCGGTGGCCCAGGTGCTGGAACTGGGAAGTTTGCAGCAGACGGCGTTTTCCAAATACTATCTCAGCCGGCTGGCCCTGCCCGGGCCCCTGGCGGAAAGGGCAAAGGAATATGAGTTTTAG
- a CDS encoding N-acetyltransferase, translated as MGIIAIGPENLEREHICCAITEKKGENCAALKKAWMRERFAEGLVFKRLDARGKVFIEYLPAECAWCPIDAPGYMHIDCFWVSGQFKGQGWANRLLEECIADAKAKGKQGLTVLSADKKRPFLSEPGYLRHKGFLLADTAAPFYELLYLPFEKDAPIPRFKDCARRGETAEQGLVLFYSNQCPHAEKYALAARETARAKGLELTLRRFERTEEAQKAPCPFTSYSLFWNGAFVTNEILSEKKCAALFDELKG; from the coding sequence ATGGGGATCATTGCGATCGGGCCGGAAAACCTGGAGCGAGAGCATATCTGCTGCGCCATCACGGAAAAGAAGGGCGAGAACTGCGCCGCGCTGAAAAAGGCGTGGATGCGGGAGCGCTTTGCCGAGGGGCTGGTGTTTAAAAGGCTGGACGCCCGGGGGAAGGTGTTCATTGAGTACCTGCCCGCCGAATGCGCCTGGTGCCCCATCGACGCGCCGGGCTATATGCACATCGACTGCTTTTGGGTGTCGGGCCAGTTCAAGGGCCAGGGCTGGGCCAACCGGCTGCTGGAGGAGTGCATTGCGGACGCAAAGGCAAAGGGGAAACAGGGGCTGACCGTGCTTTCGGCGGATAAAAAGCGGCCCTTCCTCTCGGAGCCGGGCTATCTGCGGCACAAGGGATTCCTGCTTGCGGACACGGCCGCGCCCTTTTACGAGCTGCTCTACCTGCCGTTTGAAAAGGACGCGCCGATCCCGCGGTTTAAGGACTGCGCCCGGCGGGGCGAGACCGCAGAACAGGGGCTGGTGCTGTTCTATTCCAATCAGTGCCCCCACGCGGAAAAGTATGCGCTGGCGGCCCGCGAGACGGCCAGGGCCAAAGGGCTGGAACTGACCCTGCGCCGGTTTGAGCGCACCGAAGAGGCCCAAAAGGCGCCGTGCCCGTTTACGAGCTACAGCCTGTTTTGGAACGGCGCGTTTGTGACAAATGAAATCCTTTCGGAAAAAAAGTGTGCGGCCCTGTTCGATGAGCTCAAAGGATAA
- the ackA gene encoding acetate kinase, which produces MKILVINCGSSSLKYQLIDMTDESVLCKGLCERIGIEGSKITHKAKGSEWSEETPFPTHTEAFMKVVDMMTTGEGAVVSDKSEIGAIGHRIVQGAEFFTKSEIVTDAIIDKIEEIAPLAPVHNLAHVQGLRSAKKVFGDLPNVVVFDTTFHQTMPPKAYMYGVPYEMYEKYAIRRYGAHGTSHRYVSMAAAEYLGKDPSELKMVTCHLGNGSSITAVDGGRCVDTSMGLTPLAGVLMGTRCGDVDPSVVTYMEQKMGIHGQEMADYLNKQCGLLGVSGVSSDKRDVEAAAAAGNERAKLASDMLNYQIKKFVGAYAAAMGGLDCVVFTGGIGENDALVRSEVCRNMEFLGIRLDEEKNRQRGADILDLTAEGGRVKVLMVCTNEELMIARDTLGLVTGR; this is translated from the coding sequence ATGAAAATCCTGGTCATCAATTGCGGTTCTTCTTCGCTGAAGTACCAGCTCATCGACATGACCGACGAGAGCGTGCTGTGCAAGGGCCTGTGCGAGCGCATCGGCATCGAGGGCAGCAAAATCACCCACAAGGCAAAGGGCAGCGAGTGGAGCGAGGAGACCCCCTTCCCCACCCACACCGAAGCCTTCATGAAGGTCGTGGACATGATGACCACCGGCGAGGGCGCCGTGGTCAGCGACAAAAGCGAGATCGGCGCCATCGGCCACCGCATCGTGCAGGGCGCCGAGTTCTTTACCAAAAGCGAGATCGTGACCGACGCCATCATCGACAAGATCGAGGAGATCGCCCCCCTGGCCCCGGTGCACAACCTCGCCCACGTGCAGGGCCTGCGCAGCGCCAAAAAGGTATTTGGCGACCTGCCCAACGTGGTCGTGTTCGACACCACCTTCCACCAGACCATGCCCCCCAAAGCTTACATGTACGGCGTGCCCTACGAGATGTACGAAAAATATGCCATCCGCCGCTACGGCGCCCACGGCACCAGCCACCGGTACGTGAGCATGGCCGCCGCCGAGTACCTGGGCAAGGACCCCTCCGAGCTGAAAATGGTCACCTGCCACCTGGGCAACGGCAGCAGCATCACCGCTGTCGACGGCGGCAGATGCGTGGATACCAGCATGGGCCTGACCCCGCTGGCCGGCGTGCTGATGGGCACCCGCTGCGGCGATGTGGACCCCAGCGTGGTCACCTACATGGAGCAGAAAATGGGCATCCACGGCCAGGAGATGGCCGACTACCTGAATAAGCAGTGCGGCCTGCTGGGCGTCTCCGGCGTCTCCAGCGACAAGCGGGACGTGGAGGCTGCGGCCGCCGCCGGCAACGAGCGCGCCAAGCTCGCCAGCGACATGCTGAACTACCAGATCAAAAAGTTCGTGGGCGCCTATGCGGCGGCCATGGGCGGCCTGGACTGCGTGGTGTTCACCGGCGGCATCGGCGAGAACGACGCCCTTGTGCGCAGCGAGGTGTGCCGGAACATGGAGTTTTTGGGCATCCGGCTGGACGAGGAAAAGAACCGGCAGCGCGGCGCCGACATCCTGGACCTCACCGCCGAGGGCGGCCGGGTAAAGGTGCTCATGGTCTGCACCAACGAGGAGCTCATGATCGCCCGCGACACCCTGGGCCTGGTCACCGGCAGGTAA
- a CDS encoding asparagine synthetase B, with translation MCGIAGMIGKAVPASSKNVQQMLNLVRHRGPDGEGIFCNGKIALGHRRLAILDLSPDGNQPMQYDDSRYLITYNGEVYNYLELRKELENKGHCFVTQTDTEVILAAYAEWGEQCVERFNGMWAFAIYDSMENTVFCSRDRFGVKPFYYWDGPDAFYFGSEIKELWLHMVKPVKANLGVLLAFLTTGERDYSEQTFFDQVFQLRGGHNILYDLKANTYVVKKWYDVDETKGKLKYSYEDAVMCFRKTFQAAVKVRLRSDVPVGCTLSGGLDSSAITCTVDKIKGTSDSLHTISSCFKEKAFDEQEYIDEVLRATKTIGHKVWPAKELNLKELDEAIWIEDEPGVASAGRTVYQTAHELDLPVMLVGEGADEQLAGYTNFFEPLFLYLFGTGQWGCLVKQLKAYKNVREPLDHVTLKHILQVAVCRFFLPIKMMDYLRVHRKGYAANRFYARRVLDHKETYRARNLYAGISSKKITKAYMFSEMSNILHGLDRSSMAFSIETRAPFLDKNLVEQLYHMPLNYKLWNGVTKRVMRDALKEDMPEKITYRYGKMGFMTPEFQWFYQEPEKVTQLLLDACNILKDYINTEAVLQWCEEQKGKDAKATNEAWLMANLLQVGRWMKIYQVTI, from the coding sequence ATGTGTGGAATTGCAGGAATGATAGGGAAAGCTGTGCCGGCAAGCAGTAAAAATGTGCAGCAGATGCTGAACCTAGTCCGACATCGGGGCCCTGATGGAGAGGGCATTTTTTGCAATGGGAAAATTGCACTGGGCCATCGACGACTTGCAATTTTGGATTTGAGTCCGGACGGAAATCAGCCGATGCAGTACGATGATTCTCGCTATCTTATTACCTATAATGGTGAGGTCTATAACTATTTGGAATTACGCAAAGAATTGGAAAATAAAGGGCATTGTTTTGTTACACAAACGGATACTGAGGTGATTTTGGCAGCGTATGCAGAGTGGGGTGAACAATGTGTTGAACGTTTTAATGGAATGTGGGCTTTTGCAATTTATGATTCCATGGAAAACACAGTATTTTGCAGTAGGGATAGATTTGGCGTAAAGCCGTTCTATTATTGGGATGGGCCAGATGCATTTTACTTTGGAAGTGAGATAAAGGAGCTGTGGCTCCATATGGTCAAACCGGTAAAAGCTAATTTAGGAGTGCTTTTAGCCTTTTTAACAACAGGGGAACGGGATTATAGCGAACAGACGTTTTTTGACCAAGTGTTTCAGTTGCGGGGCGGGCACAATATACTCTACGATTTAAAGGCTAATACGTATGTAGTTAAAAAATGGTATGACGTGGATGAAACGAAGGGGAAGCTAAAATACTCATACGAAGATGCGGTTATGTGCTTCAGAAAAACATTTCAAGCGGCAGTAAAAGTGCGGTTGCGAAGCGATGTTCCTGTAGGGTGCACACTCTCCGGAGGTCTTGATAGCAGCGCCATTACTTGTACGGTAGATAAGATAAAAGGCACAAGTGATTCGTTGCACACAATTTCTTCCTGCTTTAAAGAAAAAGCGTTTGACGAACAAGAATATATTGACGAAGTGCTTCGGGCGACGAAAACGATTGGTCATAAAGTTTGGCCCGCAAAAGAATTGAACCTAAAAGAACTGGACGAAGCCATTTGGATTGAGGATGAACCAGGAGTAGCAAGCGCCGGCAGAACAGTATACCAAACAGCGCACGAGTTGGATTTGCCAGTGATGTTGGTAGGTGAAGGAGCTGATGAACAGCTAGCGGGCTACACGAATTTTTTTGAACCGCTTTTCTTATACCTGTTCGGTACCGGTCAATGGGGGTGTTTGGTCAAACAGTTAAAGGCTTATAAAAATGTGAGGGAACCGCTGGATCATGTAACGCTCAAGCATATTTTGCAGGTGGCAGTATGTCGCTTTTTCCTTCCAATAAAAATGATGGACTACTTGCGGGTGCACCGTAAAGGGTACGCCGCAAACCGATTTTATGCGCGCAGGGTGCTTGATCACAAAGAAACTTACCGTGCCCGCAATTTATATGCAGGAATCTCATCGAAAAAAATAACGAAAGCCTATATGTTTTCAGAAATGTCGAACATTTTGCATGGGTTGGACCGAAGCAGCATGGCCTTTTCGATTGAAACCCGGGCACCTTTTCTGGATAAAAATTTGGTTGAGCAGTTGTATCATATGCCTTTGAATTATAAATTGTGGAATGGCGTGACAAAACGTGTAATGCGCGATGCGTTAAAAGAAGATATGCCAGAGAAAATAACATATCGTTATGGGAAAATGGGCTTTATGACTCCAGAATTTCAATGGTTTTATCAGGAACCGGAAAAAGTAACACAACTGCTTTTGGATGCCTGCAATATTTTAAAAGACTATATCAACACTGAAGCAGTCTTGCAATGGTGTGAAGAACAAAAAGGAAAAGATGCCAAGGCAACGAATGAAGCATGGCTAATGGCAAATTTGCTGCAGGTAGGGCGATGGATGAAAATTTACCAAGTAACGATATAA
- a CDS encoding N-acylneuraminate cytidylyltransferase: MNILIVVPARGGSKGIPHKNIYPLKGKPLLEYTLECALKAGIENADIVVSTDDGEIERVANKYPEIITIRRPKEISGDKASTESALLHALDQMEHSKGKTYDIVITMQPTSPLRKPETVRMFIEAFQKDKEHDALLTLHETRSDHWVKITDRFQRLYPEAPRRRQERQPLYIENSMLYATCAQALRDTKSVLGTCATGFVIDEIEGLDINVPLDLKIAAAYL, translated from the coding sequence ATGAACATTTTAATTGTAGTGCCTGCAAGAGGTGGATCAAAGGGAATTCCACACAAAAATATCTATCCACTTAAAGGCAAACCTTTGTTGGAATACACTTTGGAATGTGCGCTGAAAGCAGGAATTGAAAATGCTGATATTGTTGTGAGTACAGACGACGGTGAAATTGAAAGAGTGGCTAATAAATATCCAGAGATTATAACGATACGTCGCCCTAAAGAAATAAGCGGAGATAAAGCCAGCACCGAAAGCGCATTGCTCCATGCGCTTGATCAAATGGAACACAGCAAAGGAAAAACATATGATATTGTTATTACGATGCAGCCAACCAGTCCATTGAGAAAACCCGAAACAGTCCGTATGTTTATTGAAGCCTTTCAAAAAGACAAAGAACATGATGCACTTCTTACGCTCCATGAAACAAGAAGTGATCACTGGGTCAAAATAACGGACAGGTTTCAGCGTTTATATCCGGAAGCGCCCCGGCGACGGCAAGAACGCCAGCCTCTTTATATCGAAAATAGTATGTTATATGCAACATGCGCGCAAGCATTACGAGATACAAAGTCTGTGCTGGGGACATGCGCTACAGGATTTGTAATTGATGAGATTGAAGGGCTAGATATCAACGTTCCTTTGGATTTAAAAATTGCAGCGGCTTATTTATAG
- the asnA_1 gene encoding aspartate--ammonia ligase — MSETRLPQGYRPVLGLYDTQKAIGLIKQIFEVKLCAALHLKRVTAPLFVDPAMGLNDDLSGVERPVSFEVPATGGTAQVVHSLAKWKRLALHQYGFRPGNGLVTDMNAIRRDEELDNLHSIYVDQWDWEKVITPAQRTEAFLHGVVQNIVYAISATLDELKWQFPDLSTTLRREVTFVTSQQLEDRWPALSPKQRENAIAREAGTVFIGGIGAPLRAGAPHDGRAPDYDDWSLNGDLLFWHAPLECAMELSSMGIRVDPAALDRQLTLSGHDERRVLPFHKMLLAGELPLTIGGGIGQSRLCMLLLSKIHVGEVQVSLWDEATRLACAAAGVPLL; from the coding sequence ATGAGCGAGACCCGCCTGCCCCAGGGCTACCGGCCCGTGCTTGGGCTGTACGACACCCAGAAGGCCATCGGCCTGATCAAACAGATCTTTGAGGTAAAGCTGTGCGCGGCGCTGCACCTGAAGCGGGTCACCGCCCCCCTGTTCGTGGACCCCGCCATGGGCCTGAACGACGATCTCAGCGGCGTGGAGCGCCCGGTCAGCTTCGAGGTTCCGGCCACCGGCGGCACCGCCCAGGTGGTGCACAGCCTCGCCAAATGGAAGCGGCTGGCCCTGCATCAATACGGCTTCCGCCCGGGCAACGGCCTCGTGACCGACATGAACGCCATCCGCCGGGACGAAGAACTGGACAATCTGCACTCCATCTACGTGGACCAGTGGGACTGGGAGAAGGTCATCACCCCCGCCCAGCGCACCGAGGCGTTCCTGCACGGTGTGGTGCAGAACATTGTATATGCCATCAGCGCCACCCTCGACGAGCTGAAATGGCAGTTTCCGGACCTTTCCACCACCCTGCGGCGCGAGGTCACCTTCGTGACCAGCCAGCAGCTGGAGGACCGCTGGCCCGCCCTCTCGCCCAAGCAGCGCGAGAACGCCATCGCCCGCGAGGCTGGCACCGTGTTTATCGGCGGCATCGGCGCTCCCCTGCGCGCCGGCGCCCCCCACGACGGCCGCGCGCCGGACTACGACGACTGGTCGCTCAACGGCGATCTTTTGTTCTGGCACGCGCCGCTGGAATGCGCCATGGAGCTCAGCAGCATGGGCATCCGGGTGGACCCCGCCGCGCTGGACCGGCAGCTCACCCTCTCCGGCCACGACGAGCGGCGGGTCCTGCCCTTTCACAAAATGCTGCTGGCGGGCGAATTGCCCCTCACCATCGGCGGCGGCATCGGCCAAAGCCGCCTGTGCATGCTGCTGCTCTCCAAAATCCATGTGGGCGAGGTACAGGTAAGCCTGTGGGACGAGGCCACCCGCCTGGCCTGCGCGGCCGCCGGGGTGCCCCTGCTGTAA
- a CDS encoding N-acetyltransferase, with protein MPFEMKENRAEYWQERALLGEVSFPALRPGVVNIDHVFVDPVLRGKGVAGQLLEQVCAALRRTGRSAVVTCSYARRWFGQHPEAQDVLAKNQR; from the coding sequence ATGCCGTTTGAGATGAAAGAAAACCGTGCGGAATACTGGCAGGAGAGGGCGCTGCTGGGCGAGGTGAGCTTTCCGGCTTTGAGGCCGGGCGTGGTGAACATCGACCATGTGTTTGTGGACCCGGTGCTGCGGGGCAAGGGGGTGGCGGGGCAGCTGCTGGAGCAGGTGTGCGCCGCGCTGCGCCGCACCGGCCGCAGTGCGGTGGTGACCTGCAGCTATGCCCGCCGCTGGTTTGGCCAGCACCCCGAGGCGCAGGACGTGCTGGCAAAAAACCAGCGGTGA
- a CDS encoding UDP-N-acetyl glucosamine 2-epimerase, whose product MPKMEYERMLNKKKLMFITGSRGEWGYIRPILNLIDAREDIEYCLVVTNMHLVAAYGNSYQQIENEGYHIDYKVNMCLDGYNHYTMVKSLGIFLISLPDIVEKEKPDWIILAGDRGEQLIGAMVGAHTYTPVAHIQAGELSGNIDGMTRHAIGKYAHLHLAANQDAAERLIRLGEEPFRVHNVGAPQLDELVNAQYTSLAELEEKFCLDLSQGFFLTIMHPVTEECIYAEEQAEILIKAMNSFEQPKIVIMPNNDAGSAGIKYALQNYKKGRYYTFANLKRQDYLGLMKNCLCMVGNSSSGLLEAPTFKKAAVNIGRRQNMRFRGINVIDVPEFEYEAIIEAIHKALSPEFQQQLRESCVNPYGDGHSAERILKLLINTPLDNHLVVKNLTY is encoded by the coding sequence TTGCCTAAGATGGAGTACGAAAGAATGTTAAACAAAAAAAAATTAATGTTTATAACAGGTTCAAGGGGAGAATGGGGATACATTCGCCCTATTTTAAACTTAATCGATGCGAGAGAAGATATAGAATATTGTTTGGTTGTAACCAATATGCACCTTGTAGCTGCCTATGGGAACTCTTATCAACAAATTGAAAATGAGGGGTATCATATTGATTATAAAGTAAATATGTGCCTAGATGGTTATAATCATTACACTATGGTAAAAAGCCTTGGGATATTTTTGATATCGTTACCAGATATCGTCGAAAAAGAAAAGCCTGATTGGATTATTTTGGCTGGGGACCGGGGGGAGCAGTTGATAGGGGCAATGGTCGGAGCACATACTTATACGCCGGTAGCCCATATCCAAGCAGGTGAGCTTTCAGGAAATATTGATGGAATGACTCGTCACGCAATCGGAAAGTATGCACATCTGCATTTGGCCGCCAACCAAGATGCTGCTGAGCGACTGATTAGGCTTGGGGAAGAACCTTTTCGGGTGCATAATGTTGGTGCACCACAGTTGGATGAACTGGTCAACGCACAATATACTTCACTAGCGGAATTGGAAGAAAAATTTTGCCTTGATCTTTCACAGGGCTTTTTCCTGACAATTATGCATCCGGTAACAGAAGAGTGCATTTATGCGGAAGAGCAAGCAGAGATTTTAATAAAGGCAATGAATAGCTTTGAGCAGCCTAAAATTGTAATCATGCCGAATAACGATGCGGGCTCTGCGGGAATTAAATATGCATTACAAAATTATAAAAAGGGACGATATTACACATTTGCGAATCTTAAAAGACAAGACTATCTAGGGCTTATGAAAAATTGTTTATGTATGGTGGGGAATTCCAGCAGTGGCTTACTGGAAGCGCCCACGTTTAAAAAAGCAGCCGTAAACATTGGTAGACGGCAGAATATGCGATTCCGCGGAATAAACGTAATTGATGTGCCCGAATTTGAATATGAAGCAATTATAGAAGCCATCCACAAGGCGCTATCGCCAGAATTTCAACAGCAACTGCGGGAGAGTTGTGTTAATCCTTACGGAGATGGACACTCGGCGGAGCGCATTTTAAAACTTTTGATAAATACACCTCTGGATAACCATTTAGTAGTAAAGAACCTTACTTATTGA
- a CDS encoding hemolysin: MDTPGPSIYLALVLLIACSAFFSASETAISSFNKIRMRNKAEDGDKRAKTALKVAEDYDKTLSTILIGNNIVNMASASLATVMATALWGPASGPAIATFGMTVLVLIFGEILPKSFAKEHAEGFSMQVAGVLAFLRAAFSPVVWFFVKLKQLLTGRRSTGLVQPSVTEDELKTIIDTVEEEGVLDSQETEIIQSAIEFDDITVQEILIPRVDMVAVDVKAPVDEIIATAVENAYTRLPVYEGDIDHIIGMLHTRDLFECLAKGQAIQVRALCREIPFVYRTKHINDLLAEFRRRKQHMAIVTDDYGGTLGLVTMEDVLEELVGEIFDETDEVEELPVRQLEEHLFRVAGEVNIDDLFDELEIRVKGFDSDFSSAAGWALECLEHIPEPGESFDFKNLHVTVEQVEDKRILSLLVRVLPEPEEE; the protein is encoded by the coding sequence TTGGATACCCCTGGCCCTAGTATTTATCTGGCGCTTGTTCTGCTCATTGCCTGCTCGGCGTTTTTTTCCGCCAGCGAAACCGCGATCTCCTCGTTCAATAAAATCCGCATGCGCAACAAGGCCGAGGATGGCGACAAGCGGGCCAAAACCGCGCTGAAGGTCGCCGAGGACTACGACAAAACCCTCTCCACCATCCTGATCGGCAACAACATCGTGAACATGGCCAGCGCCTCGCTGGCCACCGTCATGGCCACCGCGCTTTGGGGCCCCGCCAGCGGCCCGGCCATTGCCACCTTCGGCATGACCGTGCTGGTGCTGATCTTCGGCGAGATCCTGCCCAAGAGCTTTGCCAAGGAGCACGCCGAGGGCTTTTCCATGCAGGTGGCGGGCGTGCTGGCATTTCTGCGCGCCGCATTCAGCCCCGTCGTGTGGTTTTTCGTAAAGCTCAAGCAGCTGCTCACCGGCCGCCGCAGCACCGGCCTGGTGCAGCCCAGCGTCACTGAGGACGAGCTCAAGACCATCATCGACACGGTGGAGGAGGAGGGCGTGCTGGACAGCCAGGAGACCGAGATCATCCAGTCCGCCATTGAATTCGACGATATCACCGTGCAGGAGATTCTGATCCCCCGGGTGGATATGGTTGCGGTGGATGTGAAGGCCCCGGTAGACGAGATCATCGCCACCGCTGTGGAAAACGCCTACACCCGCCTGCCGGTGTACGAGGGCGACATCGACCATATCATTGGTATGCTGCACACCCGCGATCTGTTCGAATGCCTGGCAAAGGGCCAGGCCATCCAGGTCCGTGCCCTCTGCCGCGAAATCCCCTTCGTATACCGCACCAAGCACATCAACGATCTGCTGGCCGAATTCCGGCGCCGCAAGCAGCACATGGCCATCGTGACCGACGACTATGGCGGCACCCTGGGCCTTGTGACCATGGAGGACGTGCTGGAAGAGCTGGTGGGCGAGATCTTCGACGAGACCGACGAGGTGGAGGAGCTGCCGGTGCGGCAGCTGGAAGAGCATCTGTTCCGGGTGGCGGGCGAGGTGAACATCGACGATCTGTTCGACGAACTGGAGATCCGGGTAAAGGGCTTCGACAGCGATTTTTCCAGCGCCGCCGGCTGGGCGTTGGAATGCCTAGAACACATTCCCGAGCCGGGCGAGAGCTTCGATTTCAAAAACCTGCACGTCACGGTGGAACAGGTGGAAGACAAGCGCATTTTAAGCCTCTTGGTGCGGGTGCTGCCCGAGCCGGAGGAAGAATAA